tcaagaaattcatggaaaagactctgacaagtacaggtttctggtaactgactgtactgctgaactgaatgaataagcattttcagaactctaatgaaaaactgatgaactcataaaagtgctaacaaaagatcaagatgaaaaaaaaaattaattacatgggactgagtgaactgatgaggatgagtataatttttgtgactttctgtctgaattaaaaaaaaaaaaatcccacaaggactcagaggcaaagaatatacaaatcaattttcactgcaaagtaaaggagctgttacagtggaggattactggactgaatgtcaatattatgacatagtatgagtgtgtttcatgtttggtaattgcaatcattgttgcttttgttgtggtcatccatgtacaatgcttggtgtcagtctatttatctcttgtaaaaataaaatacagtgtgtgtgtgtggaaaaaaaaaaaaaagaagaaatcacaaggaaaaaacttttaaataccTGAATCAAATAAAAACGAAATCACAATCTATCCTAATGATTAGAATGCTGCTAAAACAGGACTTAGAGGGAgatttatacttttaatatttattacaaaagataaaaaaatcaaaaaatcaatAATCAAAGCAAATCAACCTCCaagtaagtagaaggaaggaaataatacagatcagaggataaatttaaaaaattaaaagctgaaAGACAAtaggaaaaatgaatgaaactaaaAGTCAATTCTTTGCTaggatcaataaaattgataaacttttggCTATACTGACTATGAAAAAGATACAGAAGACACacattactaaaatcaggaatgaaattATAGACcctacagaaattaaaaggattataataAGATATTATTAATAACTTTATGCCAATGAATTAAACAAAGTAGATGAATTAGCCagattcctagaaagacacaaatgaccaatttaagaagttgagaaaagaaaaaaagaaaaagtgtggttaacagaaaaaccaaatgaaatattagaaataagtCCAAGTATATCAGGAAGAATAATACAGTAATTGtaaatgaattttattaaaagacaaaatttcaggttggattttaaaaacaaaatccagctGTATGTTGCTTACAGGAGTCATGGCTCaacaaaatgatagaaaatgaCTGAACATAAAGGGACGGAAGAGGACATACTGCAAGTATACTAATCAAAAACAAGCTGGTATACAAATATTGATATCAGAAAAGGTAGACTTTAAGATGAAGAATTTAATAGTGGTAAGAGTATCAGTAGTAAAAGGGAGAGTCTACCAAAAAGATGTAACGATTATGAACTTGTATGTACTTTCTGCTTATTTAGGAAATCTTGCACTACTTCTGCATTTTAAAGctattattctgaattttcttctaatgattctgctttcttttcatgATTAATGCTTTAATATatggagagcttttttttttaattgtgagagGAAGGAACTAAGTTGATcacttctaatatttttaaaaaattaaaaccattaatTAACTCCATACTACAATGTCTTGAGTctaattttgtatcttttgtttAACTGGCAATGGCATAGATCAGAGTATGATTTAAATATTGACTGCATTTATTGAGTAATTGTgtgttctctgttttgtttttgctttattttaaaagtaaatttgggACCATTCTCCACTTAATGGAACCAGGTCTCCTGAGAGAATGAAtgattccagggctgggcagAGAAGGTCCAGGCTGAGCCTGAAACCTCTTGTTATCTTACAGAGAAAGATAATGCTCAAAAATAATGGAACACGTCAAGAGAACATGGGAGCCTAATCTGAGAGAATATGCACAccaaataaataatgatattaaCATATTATCACCCCAATGACTAAAGCAATAATTCAAGCCCatgctaatataaataaatgcatcaATAGATAAATAGTGGGGAATGAGAACAGTTTTCTAATAGGAGAATGCCAACCAACAAATGCAGAATGAATGATGGAGTTAGACTATGACTGTTTGTCAAGTATCATATTTATAACTAATTCAAGCAAGAATTATCATTGGATGCTAAAATTGGCAGGTGAAATTTTGGGGATATTTACATGGCCCCAAAGTATCTCCCCACAGAATACTTATTAACTACAAAGGGggaattacaaaggggaaaatagtaactttacagcgGAGAAACCTGACCAACACCACCTTACATATTAAGTGATTGACGTTAGCATCACCAGTAATGGAACAAACTCACATCTGTGTCTCTTGATACGATGCACTGCAAGAGACACAACATCACTTATCTGGTGATGCTGTCGAAGATGCAAAATCTGAATTTAATCCTGAGGGAATATCAGATAAACCTGAATTGAAGGACATCCTACAAAATAATTGGCCAATATGCTTCAAAAACATTAAGGTCATGAAAGAGTAAGAAAGACTGAGTAACTCTTCCAGATTGAAAGAGATAAAAGATATGAAAATGCAATGTGtaatcctggattggatccttaaaaattatttttctattactgtATAGAATATGATTAAAATAATGAGCAAATGTTGAATAATGGCTAtagattagaaaataatattgTCTCACTGTTAATCTCCTGATTTTGACAATTGTATAGTAGTTATATAaaagaatgtccttgttcttaggaatTACACACTGAATCATTTAGAGGTAAAGGGGCAGCATGTCTGCAGCTTACTctcacatttatatttaaaattaagtgtGGCAAATGTTAAAATTTGGAGAATTTTGTTGAAGAGTACCCAGGAGTTCTTTGTATAACTTTTGAAACTTTTTTGTAGGTTtgaaattattacaaaatgaCACGTTATCAAAAACTGGTGAATTCTCTTCCCTAAAAatcaatgccttttaaaaaatgtgagccctagttcttttttttaaccactctTTGGTACCTTGATAGTGCTTATTTAATATGTAGTTTTGGCATCCACTTTGTGCTAGAGTCTAAGGACATAGaggtaaactaaaaaaaatttagctTTGCCCACGTGAAGTTCACAGTCTAGTAGGGAAAACAACTCTTATACAAACAATCTCGTAAATGTAGTTATTATGTGATCCATTCCTGCAACAACACGTACCTCACAAAGTCTCACCTATGTGCAGATTGCATTACATTCCTTCCTTATGAAAATACAGAtccaatctttttctttctgaatgtcCTTTCTGTCCCACAATAGAGCTACAACCACAGGAAGCCATTAAGAGTCCACCCAACTGACTCTTTCAAGTGTGTTTCTGTCGGAGAGATAGGAATTAAAGAGGGAaatggtggtggttgttttttgTAAGCTAAAATGCTTTCCATCTTGAGAAGCAATAAAGTCTGCTGTAGAAGCAGGGCACGTTTTCAAACCTCCTGTTCATTACAGAGATATGCATCTAAGGAACTTCCAGCCATGTTCTGGGTGACATTTTTTGAAATTCGAACAAAAAGGAGTTTGTTATAGAACTCACAAGGGCAGTTCTGAAAGCTTCATTGATTCCAATAATAATTGCCAATTAATTCATTTAGTCACTTCCTGATATTCTGAAATCAAGAGTTTTGAAAGCTGCTACCTTTAACCTTAGGTGAAATTTAAAATGCTATGACTTTAACTGATCCAACCTAAGCTAACCTTTTAGCcgtttataaaaatgcaaaacaaagtcTGGGCCCAGGTCTGAGATGAGTGATTTGCAATAATATTCTTCATTCGTGCCGTCTTTGGAATGATGAGTCCTGACACTCCCAGGGGATATTAAGGATTTAGTGATAAATAGAATTAGACCAGGTGCTTCTCCTGGCTGAGGGCCTGAGGCATGATAACAGAGGGGATATCAATAAGGCCATAATGGGAACACATCCAGAATTCTCCAGCTCAACCTGTTCAGTGTAATTATAGCTCCCCGGTGGAGGGGTGAGGGCGGGCGCCCTaaggaggtgggtgggtgggaaagAGAGGCTTTCAGGAGCTTCCCCTCTGCCATCATTAACCTTGCTAACAGCTGCGGTCATTAGCGGTCCCCCACCCTGTGTCTGGGGTGCATCTGTTCCCTAGGGTGCTCCCTCCCTGCTCACATCTGGCCCTCTGCCATGGCTGTTGCACCCTCAGAGCTAGTCTGGAAGCAGCCGGAGCTGACACTCCCTTACCCTCGTCAGCCACCGCATGTAGTTTCTAGCTTTTAAATGCAGGTCTGTCCATTTTTAGAAAACTGGCCACGGAAATACCTCAACCCACAGGCTAATAAATTGAGAAATGAGGCTGTGTTCTATAAAAAGATTTCCCAGAAATTCTGAAAACTGAGCTTTCCTGATAAGCAGAGGCAGATTTACTGTGACTCTGACAAAGCCCACACTCCAAGGTCCCGTTACAAGGTCCCTGGTCGCAGAGTCCCTACCACTGCCTTGGGAGGACACCTAACAATGTGTTTATATGGTCATACTTTTTTTACAAATTTGCAAAAGCACAATATTTTAACAGCAGCTGGTTAAGGCTCTTGTCTCTTTCCATGGCACGCCCCCTTCATACCACTCTCCCCTCTGCTGGTGGTTTTGGGATGTCTGAGAACAATTTTAGGGTCCAGGTAAAGAAAGAATGAGTTGGGTCTAAACTCATTTAGTCTGGATTTAATGGGACATATTTCCATGGCTCAAATTCACTTTGGCGTATAGTTTAGTTATTGCTAGACATCCTGATGTAGGAACGGCTCTCAGGAACATCCCTGACAACCACGTGCTGACCCCCTCAGACTCACAAAGGAGTGATGCTCATATATGTACGTGCGTAATGGAGAAGGAACATGTTAGAAGGAAGACTGGCTGGAAAAGCCTTTCCTCCCATGAAAGGCCATGGCCCAGCACGCCTCAATTTCCCCACCAACTCTTCTCGTGTTGAATTCTAGAAGCTTCTTTCTGCTCAAGAAGGCAGGGCGCTCCTTGGTGTGTGGGGAACACTGCATCTCCTTCACTGCTCTAAGGTGGAATTAACACTGCCTCTGAGTTCCAGCTCTCAGCAGATTCTCTGTGCTGGGCTGGTAAAGACCACCACTCCCCTTCTCAAGGCTGTAGTAGACCCATTTCTGAAAAACTATATTTTTGTAAgtgaaatattaaatatcttgGAGGATCTCAATATTAAGAAGGATCTCGGGGAGAATTTTCACATGAGACAGATATTTGATTCCGAATTATTCTGATCCAAGTTTTAGGGTtacaaataatagctaatataCTTTGGACACTTGCTTCATgctaggcactgtgttaagtaTGTTTAATGtgccttatttaatcttcatattaACCCAGTGAGTCACTATAATTATTCCAGTTTTAGAGATGAGTCAATCAAGACttattaagtaacttgctgagGGCTTCCCAGTTCTGAAGTGAAAGAAGCAGCCTTCGAAAGTTATATTTTTTGAGTTTTAAGGattgctttttatttaatatgattttttataattacataaaaCATGAACATGTTTCTAAAgtcaaatctataaaaatattgcctCAATCCTCCTCCCCTCCATGCTATTTCATCCTTTCCCCACAGGTAACCCCTTTTTTATGGTTTGTCCTTccaaaatttttatatatgtaagcAAATACCTTCTCTACTTTgctaaatttagagaaaataaaaccaaataatgtTCTTGAACCTAATCATGTAGAGTGGAAGGCATAACCATGTAAAAACTATTCCAAAGTGACTTAAAACACAGTTATTTGATTGCTTTGATTACTTTGGAAGACACCAGGGGATCATCTCTCAATACACATCCGCACACTACGTTCTGTCTTGGACCCTGCTGCCTGAAGAACCCAAATGGCAACAGTAATAACACATTGAAATGCCTGGCTTTATCAGCAACAGAGCGGCTTCATTAAGGCTTCAATCATTCATGTCTTTGATTAGTAGCTCAAAACCCTGAGGTTGTCTTGAAAATATTTCAAGTAGCCTATACTTAAAGAAGTagactcttctttttttgtggtctATGGATATGAGCAAAATAGTTTGTCTTGAGCATTTAGGATCAGCTGGATTCGTGTCACAGATCCTAGACCTGAAAAGTGATCCCAGAGCAGAGGGAACgtttcctggttttcttccttGCAACTTTTTCACCCCAGGAGACAGATATCAATGTTGCCAAGTGCTTCACTCATCAGCTCACGGAAGTAGACCCCACAACACCACTGATGTAGCAATCGGTCTATGGATGCAAGTTTGCCCTTCAGAGAAATTCTAGGCCTcacatatacatttgtatattatTCCACATTGCCAAAAATTTCACACCGAGTGAACTTGAAGTACAAATCATTGCAAGTCTTGTTGTAGCTGCCATGTTTTTCCTACAACCGGGTTGTGAGGAGATACAACAGGCATCTGGGTTGTTAGTGACTGAGGATGGGAAATGCCACAGCTGGTCTATTGAGTGTAGAGTCTCTACTGgtttaaatttagaaaagatGAATATGTATAAGGGCTTTTGTGGCCTTGTTCATTACTTTGGTCCCTTTTCACATAAGATCTTGTGTTCCTCAACCATGAATTCTATTAATATTAACCATTAATTCTATTAACTCATGGACCAAGAGTTTCCATGGTCAGAGAAGAAGTAATGTATAAATCTTAACCATTCTATTCATTTGCAGATGATTTCAAATTTGATCTTTATATTAGAGCCAATgggttattttttcaaatgtcaaCTTCCAATGGGTCTACCTCATGTGGTTGTcggaaggattaaataagatgctGCAGGTAATGTCCTTCTCacggagcctggcacatagtgagtgctcaataaatactagctgGAAGCAGAGTGCACCACAGTTAAACCACTCTGGTGTTGGAGGGCTTGAGGGtgaatctcagctctaccactCACTATttttatgaccttggacaagtaagttgacttctctgtgcttcaattgTCTCatttgaagaacagagagaatgaTAGTCTCACTTCAGAGGGTTATTGTaaggaagaaaacatttccatcaaTGAACATCAGAAACATATGTTTGCATAAGTTAACATGTAAAGCACTTTTATTAGGAGCAATGGGATAATAAACTGAAGTGATCAAAATGGTTTTATCAGACTATGCCCACAAAGTGTTTATTTAAGGTATTTGTCATTTGTATTGTActgcctaattttttttaagattacaaaAAGAATGTTTAATAAGATATATCATGGAGTATTATCAATTTAGGAAAAATAGTGAAATAGCAGTAGATAAGAAATGAATTATATTATGGCAAGAGGATTGGTTTGGAGTGAAGAGAAGGCCAAAGAGTATAAAATGGCTATTAAATGTTGGCGTTAAAGCATGATGCATTTCATTTTATACTATGGAATCTCTAGTCTAATCTTTTTTGAAAGTCTTCCTGAAAGAGTTGAGGTAATGACAATCTCAGGCTTCTTGGCTTATCTTCCCATAAAGCCTTCTCTCAAACTTTGAATATCGATTGTCAACCCATTTGGTAACCaacttttttttcaacaaatatttgtactgcttaatttttattgttgttgttgtgtaCTGTTAACACTTATCAGATGCTTACCATCCATGTCCCAGGCACTCTGCTGGGCAATTCCTAAGCATTGCCTCATGTAATCCTCTCAACATTCCCCATAATAACAGGTAAGGCAACTAAGACACAGAGCAcataagtgacttgcccaaggatcAGCCAACTTGAACCACAGTGTGTCCTACTCCAGACCTCTTGCATCACTTTATCCTATATCTTGCGATAGTCTAAAACCATTGCTAACAAAAACACGTGTACAATagaatgctaaaaataaataaagcctctGGGAAGGAGGCCAATAATTGAGACTGGAACCTCGGATAAAATAGTTATTGCATCAAGCATTAATTTAGAGCTAAGCTTCCCAACAACCAAGGCAAAACAGAGTACACAATGTGTCATACtgtatctgattttaaaagaaagccaTGCTCTTCCTTCCCTCACCCTGAACCTGGAGTACTCctactcatttattcctcaataAAATCTAGTAAACATCTACTTTTACCATACACATTTCAGTCCTTCAAAAGGCACACTAGTCCCTGACACCAAACTCTCAGCTAAGTTTACGGTGTGGTTTTTCATAGGACAGATATGGGATGACCTGTTGAACAATGTCTTCATAAGAGCTGGTGCAGGAGCTGCATGACCACAGTCTGAGTGACCACTTCTGGTGTCAGCCCTCGATAAAAGCAGATAGTGAAACCGAGGGGGgctctgtggggctcctgggcacggagGTCTTTTTGTCTCccgtttcttgtaggcaagactccagcctccatgacctacCCTGAGTTCCGGAGGGCCGATTCGAACAGCTGCtaaacaagggaggagcagccaacaAACCACTTGcagcaagattaaagggaccagagaagctcatcaagattaggagacgaCCACCTGCGATGAGATGAagggagtgcaggccctgcacacaccctaatcttgtcagcaacccaCCCTTGAACTATTGCTGTAAAATgcctcatcaaatcctcctggGTGAGGACATACACTTTTTCAGGGCAGGAGccctctgtgtccccctttgcctggcaaagcaataaagctattcttttctttctttttttaaaaataattaattaatttgtggctgcattgggtcttcattgctgcacgcgggctttccctagtttcggtgagcaggggctactcttcattgtcgtgcgtgggcttctcattgtggtggctcttttgctgtggggcatgggctctaggcatgcaggcttcagtagttgttgcacatgggctcagtagttgtggctcgcgggctctagagcacaggctcagtagttgtggcgcatgggcttagttgcttcacggcacgtgggatcttcccggaccagggctcgaacccatgtcccctgcattggcaggcggattcttaaccactgtgccaccagggaagccccaagctattcttttctacttcatccaaaactctgtctccaagattcaattCAACACTAGTGCACAGAGGCCGAGCTTTCAGCATCAGTAGCAGCATATTCAATCCATGGGTCCTGGTAGGGTTAAGTACCACAGGGATCTTTGCATGACCACGAAGTACTATGATCTGTTCAACTGAAAATAACCAATGAAGCCATTGTGTAAGATAGTGCATTGCTTTATACTGGACTTGAATATGTATAAGGAGTAGCAGGCCCAAAGATTTAAGAGGAAAttatggaagaaattaaaattttttaagtgttaaatTCTATCCATTGAGGTAATATATTTTCCTGAAAATTGGGGAAAACTAGATATCAGTAGCAGAACATCTTGACACAGCCATAGAAAAGCAGTGATCATAAAACAAGATTACAAGTGAGAGGACAGAACTCCTTGATGCCTCCCTTGTTCATGGGAGTGTGGCTGAAGTTTGGTGGTCAAAGCAGGGAATGAGGAACTGGCCAAGCCAGAGGAGCCCAGAGCGGTGGGCTGCTGCCCTCCAAGtccctggggtggggaaggggcatcCGGACTCAGAAGTCAGCCTCCTTCCATAGTCTAGGTATTCTATTTCTTACTCTGCCTTTGGGCCCAAAAGCAGCAGGCTAATGTGCCTTCTGTATTTCCAAGACAGGGTAGCATaatgcagcatttcccaaactttgaTGAGAAAAAGCTTTGTTGGCAGCACACCTATTAATATCTCCAGAACAATGTTCCTCGTGACACACTGATCTAATGTAATGTGTATACATAGGTGAATAAACTCTGGCCAATGTTCAAGATAAGGGAAATAATCCTTGTATTATGCTTTCATCTTGCTTTCAATTTTAAACGTTGGTTTTTCTTTAAACAAGGCCTTCTGACTCACTGAAGCTCTTTGTGCAAGGAGGTATGTTTGCATTTCAAAGTCTCATGTTTCCTAAGAAAGCCAAGTTCTGAAAACACATTTTGCTGTGATAAAGACTTTTCTGAGATTATAAAGCTAAACAAAAAGTACAATGAATTTAAAAGTTCTTTCTTACCATGGATTTAGCAACAAGAGACCCCAAAATACTTATTTATACAATCTTCTTTGCCTATGAATCCACTGGGCAACTACATAACCAACAGGTTAAATAAACACATATAGTTGTACATATGTGGGTGGGTTCATGGGTAGTAACTGTAGGGTATGTGTCCTTCAGGAATATTAACTGTTCTCCTCCAGCTGGGTGACTTTGACAAACCATTTCCTACGTATATTTCAATCTTGCCATCTGAAAAATGAAGGTGTTGGATTATAGTGTTTTTAATACTTCCCCAAAGATGAGAATCCCGAGAAGTAGTGGTTAAATATTAAGATTACTAAACCCTCTATTTGAACTTCTGATTAAATGGAcctatgttgtttgtttttttgtttgtttgcttatatgcttgtttgttcatttgtttttaaacaaaggcTCTAGGTCCTTATCTTAAAGGAATTTGAAAACTTGATTAGGTGACTCAGGGACTTTCCATCTCTGCCATTCTATAATTCTATGACTCAGTGAGGTGGGAGATCCACTAGCCCCCTCAACAGAAGCTTACTGTAGTTAAGATGAGAccttggccttccctggtggtgcagtggttgagagtctgcctggcaatgcaggggacacgggttcgagccctggtctgggaagatcccacatgccacggagcaactaagcccgttcgccacaactactgagcctgtgctctagagcccgcgagccacaactactgagcccgtgtgccacaactactaaagcccgcgcgcctagagcccgtgctccgcaacaagagaagccactgcaatgagaagcctgcgcaccgcaacgaagagtagcccccgctcgccgcaactagagaaagcccgtgtgcagcaacgaagacccaacgcagccaaaaataaacaaataaataaattaattaaaaaaaaaaaaagatgagaccttgggggacttccctggtggtgcaggggacggctttgatccctggtcagtgaactagatcccacttgcatgccacaactaagagttcacatgccacaaccaagacccgggacaaccaaaaataaattaattaattaaattaaattttaaaaaaaagatgagaccttgggaaatttctctttcttaggtTCTCCTGCATGAAGAGTGGCATCCAGATAAGTTTGTGTGAAATAGATACCTACCTCTCATAAGTCAAGGAGATGATAAGCCCTATGAGAACAACAAACCCTAGTTATGTGGTGGTTATTAAAACTGTGAACACTCTTCCCCTTAACTCTCCTGATGTGTTCTCTTAAATAAATGTCCCACTCAGGGTCCTAGCGTCTGTCCTCCTCCCCAAACCTCACGGTGATAACTTTCAACATCCAGAAATGGTTTGAGAACCGCATAACTCCATGACCTGTTGTCAAACCTCAAACTCCTAGAAACACCAAGTCTGATcacttactttttcttctctggaagcCAGTTGGTCCCCCTGACACTGACCCAACCATTTCTGGGAACTGGTTGGAAAAATGAAGTCTGGTTTTCCAACCAATCCTTTGAGATAATCAGAAGACAGAAGGCTGAAAGGTCCTGTGACTTTAGCTTCTCTAAAAGAAAACCTATAGGACAGCACCCAAACACAATcatctcagttttaatttttaaaacttaagttgCACCTTCCCCTGTCCAAATCAATGATTCATTCAGGGAGGAAAGCAGCATCGTGTTTTGCTGCTGAAAGACTGTAATCTCCTTCTCTGAACATCTTGAAGAACAGTGCTGGGCGGCGGCCCGAGCGcagccagaggaggaggaggacgtcCGCCCTGCACCGCAGCTCGCATCTGCGGCCGCGCGATCCACCTCCCGCGCCGCTTCCCCCGCGTGCGTCCCTCTGGCCGCGGAGCCGGCGAGAGGCCACACCAGACCGATGGCGGCGGCCCTGTCGGGCCTGGCTGTACGGCTGTCGCGCTCGGCCGCGACCGGCGGCTCGTACGGCGCCTTCTGCAAGGGGCTCACGCGCACGCTGATCACCTACTTCGACCTGGCCTGGAGTTCTGCGCATGAACTTCCCCTACTTTACGTCGTGGCTTCGGTGATTCTCAACGTGCGCCTGCAGGTACATATTTAGAGCAACTAACTTGTGGCACTGTGGGGGGGTGCCCAGCAGGATGGCT
Above is a window of Balaenoptera acutorostrata chromosome 1, mBalAcu1.1, whole genome shotgun sequence DNA encoding:
- the LOC130705773 gene encoding small integral membrane protein 10-like protein 2A, whose amino-acid sequence is MAAALSGLAVRLSRSAATGGSYGAFCKGLTRTLITYFDLAWSSAHELPLLYVVASVILNVRLQVHI